The Mytilus trossulus isolate FHL-02 unplaced genomic scaffold, PNRI_Mtr1.1.1.hap1 h1tg000070l__unscaffolded, whole genome shotgun sequence genome window below encodes:
- the LOC134699463 gene encoding uncharacterized protein LOC134699463, with translation MVSFVGMLTTVIFLLFSIRTIRSSAGSNNANRISRLEKFVETQNAEIILLRNEVAEVRVLKNKVKFLEKQNSDLMFFKENVKTHRAEMRDMKEEVRRQKLKTQHLETQLRIIQLHFKDTGHSTTIPNQGKTFENKINKETHRKEVDIDTFRKDPEVALRKQDRMLLTSPVVDTSQKIAFYAYLTKTEVDPGHHHTIIFDTEITNSGNGYNKHTGTFLIPAEGIYVFSFTIVSYHGHRVPTELVVNSNVVGSVTADSYSSSLYPVASTIVIVNLKQGDACFLRTAPDQSYDIGDIWSSGWSRSSFSGWKL, from the exons ATGGTTTCCTTTGTAGGAATGTTAACGACCGTTATTTTTCTGCTATTTTCTATTCGTACAATAAGATCTTCTGCAGGTTCTAATAATGCCAACAGAATTTCACGGCTGGAGAAATTTGTTGAAACGCAGAATGCCGAGATTATATTATTGAGGAACGAAGTTGCCGAGGTTAGAGTTTTGAAGAACAAAGTAAAGTTTTTGGAAAAACAGAAttcagatttaatgtttttcaaAGAGAATGTTAAAACACATCGTGCGGAAATGCGAGATATGAAGGAAGAAGTAAGGAGACAAAAGTTAAAAACTCAACATTTAGAAACTCAATTACGAATTAttcaattacattttaaagacaCTGGTCATTCGACAACTATACCGAACCAAGGCAAAACAttcgaaaataaaataaataaggaaaCACATAGGAAAGAGGTTGATATAGATACATTTCGAAAGGATCCTGAAGTTG CATTAAGAAAGCAAGATCGAATGTTACTTACTAGTCCAGTTGTCGATACATCACAGAAGATCGCATTTTACGCATACCTAACAAAAACCGAAGTCGACCCAGGTCACCATCATACCATTATATTTGATACTGAAATTACTAATTCTGGAAACGGATACAACAAGCATACCGGAACATTTTTAATCCCTGCTGAAGGTATTTACGTCTTTTCTTTTACCATAGTTTCGTATCATGGACACAGGGTTCCGACAGAACTAGTAGTGAATAGTAACGTTGTAGGTTCTGTTACAGCTGACAGCTATTCAAGTTCCCTTTATCCAGTTGCTTCAACAATAGTTATTGTTAATTTGAAACAAGGGGATGCATGTTTTCTTCGAACTGCACCAGATCAAAGTTATGACATTGGAGACATATGGAGCAGTGGTTGGTCTAGATCATCATTTTCTGGTTGGAAACTTTAA